Within Lolium rigidum isolate FL_2022 chromosome 5, APGP_CSIRO_Lrig_0.1, whole genome shotgun sequence, the genomic segment TGATGAAGAACCCAAATCGATTCCCTGTCGCCGCTGATCGATGAGCAGTCTCGATGGCCGCGTGTCCATGCGCGCCAACTAACGAACGATTCAACCGAAGCTTTTGAGACGCACGTCGTCAAACGAATACTTGTGTTGGTGTTCCGCCTATAAGGGCACGTGCATTTCCCCCGTCTCAATTCATCGGTCTCACCGGAGACGCGCGCGCCATGAAGACCAGCTCGTCGTCGCAGTCGCTGTTCCCCACTTCCTCCAAGCTCTGCACCCCgtacctcctcctcctgcccctcGGCCTCCTCGCCGCGGTGGTCGTCATCCCCAGCCTCGGCTCCTCCCACGTCCGCTCCAACGGCCTAGGCGTGCTCTGCCCCGGCCTCGACTCCGACGGCTACTCCGTCGCGTCGGGAGCAGCCGAGAAGGTCGTCTCCACCTCCGcggagacgacgacgctgacggcgCCGCAGCCGGAGTTCCGTCTCCTCGTGGGCGTGCTGACCACGCCGAAGAGGTACGAGCGGCGGGGCATCGTGCGCCTGGCGTACGCGCTGCAGCCACCGACACCGGCGTACGCGCAGGTGGACGTGCGCTTCGTGCTTTGCGGCGTGGGCGTCGACCCCGTCGACGCGGCGCTGGTGTCCCTCGAGGCGGCGCAACACGGCGACATCCTCCTGCTCAACTGCACGGAGAACATGAACGACGGCAAGACGCACGAGTACTTCTCCTCCGTGCCGCGCACCTTCGCCGACGCGCCATACGACTACGTCATGAAGACCGACGACGACACCTACCTgcgcgtggccgccatggccgaggAGCTCCGGGGCAAGCCCCGCGACGACGCCTACATCGGCTacggcttcgaggtcggcgacgACCCGATGCAGTTCATGCACGGCATGGGGTACATCGTGTCGTGGGACATCGCGAGCTGGGTGTCCACCAACGAGGACATCCTCCGGTACAACGACACCCACGGCCCCGAGGACCTCCTCTTCGGCAAGTGGCTCAACATCGGCAAGCGGGGGAAGAACCGCTACGACCTCAAGCCCAGGATGTACGACCTCAACTGGTTCAGGGACAACTTCCGGCCGGACACCATCGCCGTGCACATGATCAAGGACAACCGCCGCTGGGCTGAAGCATTCAGATACTTCAACGTCACAAGCGCCTGATTGAGTCCCATCCAGGCTCTACCACTTGCCCTGATTGATTAATTGATTGATTGATCGACCATGCTAGctgtttatattttattttaagtTCTTATTAAGTGATCTTGACATGACGCGCTCGATTTATTCTGCCGTGGATGGAAGTACTATACGCGATTCACATTCTGTTCTGTCATTTCTTATTGATCGCATGATTGATCGACCATCAACAACGCACCTCAGATATTTAAGCAGCCAATAGCTAGGAGATTCTCGGAATTATATATGATTGTTTATTGGCAAGTACTAGTTGAATTGGACTCGTCCTCGTTGGTTACACGCTGCATTAGTTTTTACATAATGTTTACCGAACATCCGTTAGTTAAAGCACAGGTTACTTACAACACAAGCCTGCGGAAAACACCACAGAGAATGACAGAACGAGAGATGATGGTCGTTGCGCTGGCACAATGGACCAAAGAAAAAAAACTAATTATACCTCACATAGAAAGCACAATTAAACTGAGCAAAATCAACACTTTCCTCCCTACAATGCTTCCCCGGAAGCGACATCGGCGGAGTACTCCACGACATCGACTTATAAATCACAATAGGAAGGGAAGAGGCCTCACAGCGGCCTCCATAAATGTTGTTGTCGAAAGACTTTGGTCTCTCTTATATGCAACTTTTTCACCTTGCTAGCCACCAAAGTAGTATTTGTACTACCGACCGTCCTGAGCGGGAGTACCATTATCGTTAATTGTTTTAAAATACTGCTAGATCATAAAAATGCGCGTTGCCACGTCCGCCCATGTTAAGAAAATGAACATACATTGAGAAAGTTGTAGTGAGATAACATAATAACATTTCATCAATTCATATggttcataatcatgcatagataCATACATTGAGAAAAACAATCTGATAAAAGAATTATAACATGGCAAGTGCATACAGATTATGAAGACTGAATAAGTGAATAACACAATTATAACATTGTTTTTTTGCAAACACAATACAATCAAAGACactcacacatacacacacacccACCCCTATGAACGTACGCACggccgcacgcacaccctacccctatgcgaGTCATCTCGAGATTCATTGGTACAGAGTAATATTCATGAAGCAATTTCTTGGTACAGAGTGAGCATATACAAAGAAAGGAGCATAATATCAAAATGAATCTATGAATATGAATGAGTAATATTCATTAAAAAGGTTAATATATGTACCCAGAAACAAATAACAAAACGTAAAAGAGGTGCCCATCCACAATAATGACAGAAAGGGGCAAATTGTTTTTCGAAAAAATCGGATGATAAAGTTACTTGAAACTATCTGAATAGTATAAATATTTACGAAATCAGGGCAATCACAAGAACGTGTGATGCAGATCCCACAGTACAATTATGCGATTTGGTCTAACAACCCACTAAACACATGTTCAAGAGATTGCCCTGTTGTACAGAACTTCTAACAACAAATGATAGATTTATGAACCGATCACTTAACTTCT encodes:
- the LOC124657982 gene encoding beta-1,3-galactosyltransferase 6-like, coding for MKTSSSSQSLFPTSSKLCTPYLLLLPLGLLAAVVVIPSLGSSHVRSNGLGVLCPGLDSDGYSVASGAAEKVVSTSAETTTLTAPQPEFRLLVGVLTTPKRYERRGIVRLAYALQPPTPAYAQVDVRFVLCGVGVDPVDAALVSLEAAQHGDILLLNCTENMNDGKTHEYFSSVPRTFADAPYDYVMKTDDDTYLRVAAMAEELRGKPRDDAYIGYGFEVGDDPMQFMHGMGYIVSWDIASWVSTNEDILRYNDTHGPEDLLFGKWLNIGKRGKNRYDLKPRMYDLNWFRDNFRPDTIAVHMIKDNRRWAEAFRYFNVTSA